The Sulfurihydrogenibium sp. DNA window ATGTACCGATGAAAAAATTGAAAGAGAACTTGGAATATTACGATGAGCTAATCAGAAAAATAGAAAAAAGCATAAAAGAGCTTGAGAAAGAGATAAAAGAATTGTCTAAGAAGAATTTTCAAGAGGAATACAAACTTTTAAAAAGTATACCTGGTGTAAGTGATAGGGTTATAGGAGTAGTAATATCAATATTTGGAGGATTTAAAAGATTTAAGAGTGTAAAGGAAGCAGCTAGTTTTGCTGGTTTAAATCCAAGTCCATATGAAAGTGGATCAAGTGTAAAGAAAAGTGGCAAGATAAAGAAAATGGGAAATCCATATGCAAGAAAGATACTATACATGGCAGCATTATCAGCAATAAGGTTTAACAAATACTGCAGAGAATTATACGAAAGGTTAGTAAGTAAAGGCAAGGCTAAAAAATTAGCATTAGTAGCTGTAGCACATAAGTTACTAAGGCAGGCATATGGTGTATTAAGGAATAGAAAACCATTTGATGAAAATTTGTGTACTTGACATTTAACATAGAACATCCTGAGGCCGTAAGTCCGAAGGATCTCTTTTTTAATTTCTATGAAATTACTAATTTTTTATCTCAAGGTATGCATTTAAACTACATTTTAACATTTCTATGCGATACCCTTCTAAGTAAAACATAAACAGGAACTATTAACCAATATAATAGATTGATAGGAGAAGTTCCTGCAGTCATAGAACATCCACCACCGCCACCACCACTTCCACTGCTTCCTCCACTACTGGAAGTCGAAGAAGGATTCGAAACAGTTATACTTGCTTCATTAGAATATAATGATTCTTCAGTGTTATAAACAGCTTTAACTCTATAGTAATAAGTTCCTGATGTTAAATTGTTATCTGTGTAGCTTGTTGCATTTACTCCCAACCTTGCTATAACAGTCCAATTAGAATTATCGGATTTTCTTTCAACTATATATCCTGTCTCTATGTTAGAGTTATCTTGCCAAGTTAATATAGCGTTATTGTTGTTTAATGCTAAAGCTAAACCTGTTGGTCTGATTGGTTTAAGTGGATTATTCAAAGCATTGTAAATATTTAGCCTTCCTGAAGATATTGTTTTACTTGATAAACTGTCAAACACATCTACAGATGAAACTATTCTTTCTCTTATTTCATAAATGGTAGGATTATTCAAGCAAGACATTAAAAGCGCTGCTGCTCCGCTTACAAATGGTGCTGCCATAGATGTTCCGCTTAATGATTTATAAGTACTTTGATTGTTAGTTTTATCAAAATATGTACTTATTATATTTGTTCCAGGCGCTAATAAATGGACTGAATTTTGTCCGTAACTACTAAAATAAGCAAGATTGTCATTTTGGTCTGAAGCACCAACAGATATTATATTTGGAAGATTAAAACTTGCCGGCCACAGAGGTGTTTTGTCATTATTACAGCCATAATTTCCGGCCGCAGCAACGAATAAAACTCCTCTATCTCCCGCAGATTTGATTGCATCATATAGTGCTTGACTTGGCGGAACGTAGCTGCAAGAGTCAGGATAGCCCAAACTTGAATTTATAATCTTAGCTCCAT harbors:
- a CDS encoding S8 family serine peptidase; this encodes MKLKASTYQRLTSQVLRLTLLLILVAFSNSYAALYKEGEIIVKFKSNPSNQTLKSQAISKTLNIHVIKLPSNMKVEDALKKYKNDPNVEYAEPNYIIKKLETIPNDPYYPSQWGLVKVLANKVWDACKGSDNTIVAVIDSGIDLNHPDLKDHIWKNTGETNCNDGIDNDNNGFVDDCYGWNFASNNNNTQDDDGHGTHVAGIIGAVTNNNVGVAGLNWYVKLMSVKILDSTGSGDVANLIKAIDYAVKNGAKIINSSLGYPDSCSYVPPSQALYDAIKSAGDRGVLFVAAAGNYGCNNDKTPLWPASFNLPNIISVGASDQNDNLAYFSSYGQNSVHLLAPGTNIISTYFDKTNNQSTYKSLSGTSMAAPFVSGAAALLMSCLNNPTIYEIRERIVSSVDVFDSLSSKTISSGRLNIYNALNNPLKPIRPTGLALALNNNNAILTWQDNSNIETGYIVERKSDNSNWTVIARLGVNATSYTDNNLTSGTYYYRVKAVYNTEESLYSNEASITVSNPSSTSSSGGSSGSGGGGGGCSMTAGTSPINLLYWLIVPVYVLLRRVSHRNVKM
- a CDS encoding transposase — encoded protein: VPMKKLKENLEYYDELIRKIEKSIKELEKEIKELSKKNFQEEYKLLKSIPGVSDRVIGVVISIFGGFKRFKSVKEAASFAGLNPSPYESGSSVKKSGKIKKMGNPYARKILYMAALSAIRFNKYCRELYERLVSKGKAKKLALVAVAHKLLRQAYGVLRNRKPFDENLCT